ACTGCGTCTGGCTGCATCTTCTGGTGCACTGTGATGGGCATTCTGCTcgttttatattataaaaaaaaaaaaaaaaaacaataaagatcattaattgtgttagaatatttatGTTTACTTGTGCAGTAAACAATCAAGATAATAAGAACACAATGTAGTCTTATGGGCTATTCAGAGTAGTGGACGTACGGGAACTCTTAAGACTTCCAGGCCCATATCTCCCCTGAAAAAAGGTAAATATTTTGTCAAACTACTAGGAAGATTTGCAGAAGAAGAAATCAATATTTGTCATAGCAGAAGAAGAAACTTACACTATCCAGGTGGTACTGGGCTTCTTTTGCCATGACctacaaaagagagaaaaagacattaactttttttttttttttttgttcacatGGAGCCCATTGCAGTGATGAgtagagaggagaaagaagttaattaattacctgGGTTTCAGCAGCCATGGAAATGCCAAGGAGAGCTAGAAGCAGAATGCAGATAAGCTTGGGCATGGCCATCATCATCATTACAGggcaaaaagagagagatctgGATGAAGTTGGGTGGGTAGTGTGGGGCTTAATTCAGAGTGCAAAGTAGAAGTGGCTATAAATAGACCATTTTTGAAGGGGCTGGACAGCAGATGGGAGTACTTATCTAATCTATTAAAGAGACACCTTATTTGATCCATGTGGGGGACATATTCCTTCCCACATTGTCCATTTAGCTTATGGATTTGGGTGAGGTGCAGTAAAATTTGGACCTTTGGAGAGAGTGAATTATGGAGTCATCGTTCGAACTCATTATTTTTtgctctaatatcatattaaatcatcgtttatctcaaaagcttaaaccgaTATGATAGGGTAAATTTAATTGTCTACTTTATATTGTAACACTCACGTATGAATTCAAACTTCTCCTTAATAAATGAAGTAAAACACATAAAACatttaattgaaacaaaagGTAAACTTTGAAGTTATGGTTCGAATTCAAAACTattggctctgatatcattttACTCAAAGTTCTGATATTCAGAATTAGAGAATTAGAGggatatagattttttttttgtttgtttataatttgGTTCAAAATATGCCAACTCAAACCCACATAATTTTCTGAGCTGggatcaaatatccaactcagtaacaccaaaaaaaataaaaaataaaatcatgctAAGATAGtaaattaagtaacaaaagttaGATATAGTAGGGATTTGAAACTAAAAAAAGTTATGAACTAGCTTTAAAAAAGTTCAGATTGACAGATCCACTTACAAAATAGTTGGATAACCCTTTAATGGCTCCATTAAATGAACatctaaataatttatttttgaattaattcAAATATGGATAGGCAGGTTCAGCTGCCAGGCCTGGTAGTTCATCAATAATGCATAACACAATCACAATCACAATCTCTTTTGGTTTtagtattataattttataacaaATTTACCTGATAATTCACTTCTTATAGAATTTGGGTGCTCATAAACTATCTTGTTAGCTTGTAAACGTGGTAAGTAATGTGTGAACTATCTTTtacaattttcaataaaattttgacacatcaggcaaaaacatcaaatacaatAGAGATAAGAACActgtatctttaattcaaatcaattccATAgacttttctattcattttaaCCTAACGTTCACCATCCATCTTCAAagtctccaaaaccaaattAAGATGGTGGTTTTATCgattaatattttgtttatgaaGTAATTTgtcaataaaagagaaattatttggtatgaatgattatattattttttgatattttaagtTGCGGGCATCTGCTTTTTATTGAAAGGTACAAAACACctaattgcaatttaaaaagggTAAATTTGTAACAGAAAGGCCAAACTGATAGTGAAATAGCAACATGGAGAGTTAGTTATGTGTAACAGAAAGGTCCCATGAACAGAAAAAGTCAagcaaatcaatcattaaaaaaaaaacagtatttatcatcaaataaaataagatgaaaaataGTTGTGCTACTAGCAATCTCACCAGTCACCCCCATCAAGCCTCAACAACAATCAAATGGAACACACGTGGAGATGGTATGAAGAGAGGCaggtgacgtggcaaaatcATAGAGTGCCTGAGCAGGAAGGTGTATAGAGACTCAAAGTAGTGGAAAGTTTGGGCAATGGGACAATAATTTATCATCCATGTGCACATATCTGAAGCCTGAAGAGAGCACATGGAGGTAAAGATGCGCCAAAACGACAGCGGTGCGAACCTTTCGCTGTAACCCATCCGCTCTTTGTCTATTTGTGTTTCCCATGGCCCATCACAACCCAGGCTAGTCTCTGTTGGGCTCACTCCTCTTTAATGGtgggcctctctctctctctctctaaagaaAAACCaggtttatatataatttttaaatattttggtATCAAACAATCATATGAAACAAACATAAAGATATTTTGAAAAGCATTAATAATTTCTACCGGCAGGGACAAAAAAACTACATACATGGGCCCCCCTTGTATGTTTCTAGTTGATGACGTCATTGAGTtgtatttgaattaaaaacaagaCGCTTTTCTGTTTGGGGGGATGGGCTTGTCTTCGGGCTCAATACAGTAAGGCCCGATATGTGGGCCGGGTCAATCCACTTCCCTCCCCCATGAGGTGGGCCGGATCAAACATGGGAGGGGCCACTGAAATCGGGGCCCAAGGAGTGGAACAAAAAACGAGGTACAATAGAAAGCGGACAATCCTAGTACATCCACGTGTTGGGGTTAATTGCAGGCTGTATTTTTTGGTCTATCTGCTCAGACGTGACATTGCAAGGACATCATTCTATTATGGTTTATGGACTTTGTACCAAAAAAacagatttttcttctttattttcctattttctttTGCAGCCCACGGCCAGGCTGGAATGGGTCgggattttttgaaattttctgtTTGAATTTTATGGAATCCGGACAAAAATTAAGAGAAGGAggaaaaattaagagaaaaggGGAGGGGGGAGCTCCGCACTCTAAGTTGATCGAGATACCTAGGTGGGGTGGCAATGTCGTGTCGTATCGATGCATGCcaataatcatttaaattaagcGATTCAAACTTCTCAATCTTATCCCCTCAAtttttgtgttgagtttgtaggttgtgtcaaaaattgtaacTTTTATGTCGCATCGTCTTGAGGCataggtataagactatataaattaatCCTAACTCAACccatataattaaataagtaaaacccttaaaacttaatttgttatttttgtgttaaaatttgtattaattcgttgattatgttaaaaattaccGACCTTACTGCGCCAACCCTCCTCTTTCATTTCAtgaaattgggaaaaaaaaaaaaaaattaattaattgaggaGATTCCCTTTTACATGGAAGAGTGCACTTTTGAGGAGGTACACCCTTTCACTCATTAATTGATAGACCCTTTTGGCTTTTGGTGATGCCTTGGGTGCCAATTATGTGTGATGGGGTTCGTCTTCTTTGTTGCTTTTCATATGTTCCAACTTACAAGGGGCTTCACGCCGCGGCCCTACTAACTCTCTATAGTGGGCCGACTTATCCATATTCTtccttttcatatatatatatatatatatatatatatatatatttgacatgttTATACAAGAGGGAAATGTGAGATTTAAAttagtgatctccgctttatAAGAAGTGTGAttctcagccgattgagctatcccttgaaAACTCATTTTCATATTTCAACTAGGTCCAGTTGTccttttcttgttctttattTCTATgggcgcttttttttttttatctgtattaattatttgataCGAAATTAATAGGTTATAGTCGAAGAATttaatccgtttaattaaataatttaaattaaagttgacctatatatttatatacccTTGACTAGCCACGCAAACATGATAATACTCGGCCAACGGTCTGGCTTTGTTaactactttttcattttctttaattttttggtttctgTTTTTAAAACAACCACACTAATAAACAatcaaaaaaatgttaaaaagaaaaataataataaaatatcaaaaacacaaaacattcaaaattattaGCACTTATATGTCACATCACAatacttttttcaaacaaaaataaaaagacaccgtttaaaaaacattaacaaacggTGCCAATAATGTCTAAATCTTTAGGCCCTTGGTTTTCAGAAAACCCATTACTCCCTGCAgattttttcacaaaagaaaatgtTGGAGCCAGCTGGTTTAACCATGACTATTTACTTGACTAACCAGCTGGGAAGTTTACTCCTCCACCAACCCTGGTGGCCCTTTAGGCTTATAATTAATTTGTAGTGCCGTTTAGACCACGGGTGTTCAAAGTCACGAGATCTTTGGGAAAAATACCAacagataattattattatcatatcATGTGGATATATAATATTCTGGTTtcaacaaaagattaaaaaaggaaaaaagaatgataaattATGGTTCATGAAGCAGATTCATGAAGTGATCATCGACATTTTTGGTAAGATTATTCCCTCTTACATTCTAGAAACATAAGTATATTGCTTTCTGATTCACCATTGCATATGTTCATCATATAGTAAAAGGACCAGCAGACAAGAAGGCAATATACTGCTAATAATCTCTAAAAACAGACATGTGCAACTTTGACATATATACTGGATGTTTCTTGCTGTATGTCAATAGGATCTGGAGGTGGGTCACCAAATATATTTGGATAGTACATACACgagtaaatttaataaattcagTTGGTTGAAATAAATCCATGCCAACATGCATATTTTGACTCGTTAAAAAAAGggggaccaaaaaaaaaaaaaaaaaaaaaagtttgcttataatcttgatatatatatatatatatagctagacACAAGAAATAAGAAAGATATCTTTACAAGTACTCCAAATGTTGGCTGTGAGTCAACTAATACATCTATTCAGCAGCACTGTTAACAACTCATTCACTAGCTTGATGCAAcatatcaccttttttttttttgtccaaatgcATGCTTTCTTCTCTAGCTGCTATCAAGCATTTTCAGATTTTATATCTATCCCAGGAGAATAATGTagattttttcaacaaataaagtaaatttataGATGTGCAAAAGTAGTCCAGACATgtcaaggaaaaaatatataatattgtttatgataatgctatttagtagattggtATAAGACTCGATATGTGTCAATAAAATTAATGCAGATCTTAAATCAtagtttattaaaaaacattatttgtgttgtttaatattgtttgttgttttCTGAGAAATTTGAGTGAGCACCCAACACAAACAAGGGTGAGTAGTTGTACCGTTGTTCTACGATGTTAACTACTGTGTGGGCTATTATAAGTTGGGTTTGAGTAACTTGTGGTTGTGGGCCTTTCTGGATATGATATTCCAAAATCGAAATGATTGTTGCAAAGAGAAACTATATTTTATAAGGAAAGATTCCAATCTCTGGCttccagagaaaaaaaaaatgacaacttacCCAAGTGCCTCATTCGAGCCTTTCATTGCAGCACATTTCTTCCAACTCAAACTAACTACCTTTTGCTTTGTTCAAGTGAAGTGAAGAAGATTCtaattgtttaattattgtATCTAGAACATGTATTCATAAACACTTCAATTCCTTTTGTTTCAATGATGAAGTAATGGTCTATCAGTTTATATATAGGAGTtgaagtttctccttaatttcctctctctctctctctctctctctctctctctctctctatatatatatatatatatatattgcattcaAAGAACAATGGTACCATTATTAGAtaactttaaaaaagaagaagagaagaagaacaaaTTGGGCAATTCATGGTTTAGGTGTAATAAATGAATAAGAATATTAATCCATAAAGGCTCTAGGATATTCCTTTTGCAATTCATGCATTAgatgaaataaaagaataagaaataatcCATAAAACGGCCTCTAGGATcggctatatatatagtttgcaAATCGCTCATCGATTTGGTTGCAAATTCTTAACAATACTTGTATTTGCAGCAAAATGAAAATCtacatctcttttttctttcattttcttatgtTATAAGAGAAGTAAGATTGAAGAGAAATGACAATGAAGTACTTGATGAAGTTTGATTTCTGAATATCTTAAACATCGATCAAAATCACAATACTTTAAAAAGTATGATTTTTTCTCTTACAAAAAGAGAGCCATATGATGATCTGTTGatgaaaatttacaatttcacacaaaataatattcacaCATGAAAAAGGGTATTCATCAAGGATTGGAAGTAGGTGGAGAGTATTCACAAACTACCTCGGTTTCCACTTCCCTTCTGTGGAAATTCCGGTGGCAGCCGCAGGCGGCGCACATAAGCGCGCCATTCGTCCCCTCCTCGCCGCTTGCCATGAACTCTCTGCACCCATCCACAGCATACCCTCCAATGTTTGCAGCATGATTCTTTTGGCACTCGGCGTACCGTACAGTTCTAACCACTGAAGATGATGTACTAGATGATGAGCTTCTCCCTGAGCAATCTTTCTTCACCACCACTTGACGTTTCTTCAtccttcaaaaccctaattcagAAACTCCCCCCCAATTCGTTGATGATGATCTTAATGTTAGATGGGAAATGAAtgcttggaattttttttgaccactttattcatccaaaacagtaagtagaagaaaaagggtagctttttttttttttttgggtgcctaaccctaaccctagctAGCATGTATATTTATATGGGGGAGTGGTATACCACGAGAAGTTATTTTACCAATTTTTCCCATATCCCATGTTCCACTAAGAGCGCAAAGATTgaccctaaatttattttgtcCACCAATGAGGGTCACCTTCAACCATTCTCTCAACAAAGTAGCAGAAAGTAGGTCTCATAGGATCACAAATTTCTTTTACAAAGCACAAACAAAAGCATCCATCCCCTCCATGCTGCGACGTGGCACGGTTTGATCGTTAACACGACAgccaaaacacaaattatttagCTGCTGACGTGGTGAGTGTTACGTTGGTTTCTAGAGAAAACCCGAAATAGTCCTTGGAAGTGATATTTCAACTGCCTCGGataaaacaaaaccaataaGAAAAATGGAGATTTTGCaaagttaattattattaaggaCACAACTTTAGTGTTAATCCAATTATGCAAATCAGTGATTAAACATGAGCACAGGGTGACCATCAAAGCTGGATTCTCATTATAAATTCATGTGGGTCCAATCTGATACTTAAAGGCAGGTTTGTTGTGGCCCCTTGGAACTGTGACAACAACTCTTGTCTAATTTACATAAGATTCTAATAATTAAGAGCACAAGAAATTTCAACATAAATGTTGAGATGCTCTTCAAGTCGAGTAGCTGAAATTAGAAAATCAATGAGCTGCCAAGATGAGATTTGTCCACGGTGGTACTTCTCATGAAGTTTCAGCATCAAGAGGTAGAAGATGTTTTTCTGACTCAATGGGGGCAGGGTGGATGGTACTCATATGTCAAAATCAGCTGCCATTTTTGTGTAAGCTGGTGTGGGCTTAATTAGC
This genomic interval from Corylus avellana chromosome ca3, CavTom2PMs-1.0 contains the following:
- the LOC132175824 gene encoding gibberellin-regulated protein 6 yields the protein MMMMAMPKLICILLLALLGISMAAETQVMAKEAQYHLDSGRYGPGSLKSSQCPSQCTRRCSQTQYHKPCMFFCQKCCAKCLCVPPGYYGNKAVCPCYNNWKTKRGGPKCP
- the LOC132173518 gene encoding mini zinc finger protein 3-like; protein product: MKKRQVVVKKDCSGRSSSSSTSSSVVRTVRYAECQKNHAANIGGYAVDGCREFMASGEEGTNGALMCAACGCHRNFHRREVETEVVCEYSPPTSNP